Proteins from a genomic interval of Rosa chinensis cultivar Old Blush chromosome 2, RchiOBHm-V2, whole genome shotgun sequence:
- the LOC112190120 gene encoding G-type lectin S-receptor-like serine/threonine-protein kinase LECRK3 has product MAFVVCYLLAFAFFNYAEAQQLQSNISRGSALTPTTNSSWLSRSGMYAFGFYKQGNGFAVGIVVAAVPQKTVVWTADRDGGLVSDNATLFFTSDGIALQSTKGRSLVVQSPMPISSASMLDSGNFVLYNASREIVWQSFQYPTDTLLPTQPLLAGKEVRSAKSETDHSSGIFRLAMQVDGNLVQYPVDTPPVSQYAYYASLPYLAGSNVSLNFGVDGRLYLLNDTGENLMNITNGGLPIRGKSHLVRIDADGILRLYSYDLKQKGNWSIIWESSTNRCDPKGICGVNSYCVTMGAAIDCKCLPGFESVNPGNQTSGCERNSSVGDVCRSKNWNCNYTMQELGSTAWYDEPYVVLPSSGKEDCKQACLEDLNCLAAVFNGSRCRKQRLPLRYGRREEDTSHVIFLKEVVMSSAAPAPDAVVPKGSRKNGRIVFLIVGVSFTALGSILLVISVIVLWKHNVWAYKRMNELNGDAERNEDVVPRPYAYEELEKMTTNFNEEVGRGASGTVYKGVIENSQKLVAVKRLEKVAAEGDKEFQTEMRIIGRTHHRNLVRLLGYCLDGPKKLLVYEYMSNGSLADILFTPERKPYWEERMGIARNIARGFLYLHEECDTQIIHCDIKPQNILMDEYMCPKISDFGLAKLLQPEQTRTTTGIRGTKGYVAPEWHRKMPITVKADVYSFGIVLLEILCCRRNVDWSLPHDEAILDELVYHYFESGELRKLVGDENIDRKQLEKVVKVGLLCIQDEPSLRPSMKKVLLMLEGIVEIPVPPSPNSFLNTI; this is encoded by the coding sequence ATGGCTTTTGTAGTTTGTTATCTTCTTGCCTTTGCATTCTTCAATTATGCTGAAGCACAACAACTGCAGTCTAATATAAGCAGGGGCTCTGCTTTAACACCCACTACCAACTCCTCATGGTTGTCTCGTTCCGGTATGTATGCCTTTGGCTTTTACAAGCAAGGCAATGGCTTTGCTGTGGGGATAGTTGTTGCTGCAGTCCCCCAAAAGACTGTGGTGTGGACTGCAGATCGAGATGGTGGACTAGTCTCAGACAATGCCACCTTGTTCTTCACAAGTGATGGAATTGCCTTGCAGTCGACAAAAGGGCGAAGTTTGGTGGTTCAGTCTCCAATGCCTATTTCTTCTGCTTCGATGCTTGATTCAGGTAATTTTGTGCTGTACAATGCGAGTCGGGAAATAGTATGGCAAAGCTTCCAGTACCCAACTGATACCTTGTTGCCCACTCAACCACTGCTAGCAGGGAAGGAAGTTCGGTCTGCTAAATCAGAAACTGATCACTCATCAGGCATTTTCCGTCTCGCTATGCAAGTTGACGGAAACCTTGTCCAGTATCCTGTGGACACTCCACCAGTATCTCAATATGCGTACTATGCATCTCTCCCATATCTAGCAGGATCAAATGTGTCGCTAAATTTTGGTGTTGATGGCCGTCTCTACTTGCTCAATGATACTGGTGAAAATTTAATGAATATCACCAATGGAGGTCTTCCCATTCGAGGAAAATCTCATCTTGTGAGAATTGATGCAGATGGGATTCTTCGTCTGTATTCATATGATCTGAAACAGAAAGGAAATTGGTCTATTATATGGGAATCTTCCACAAATAGATGTGACCCTAAAGGTATATGCGGAGTTAATAGTTACTGTGTCACAATGGGGGCAGCAATTGATTGTAAATGTCTTCCTGGATTCGAATCTGTCAACCCGGGAAATCAGACTTCAGGTTGTGAGAGAAATTCTTCCGTTGGAGATGTTTGCAGATCGAAGAATTGGAATTGCAACTACACCATGCAAGAACTGGGCAGCACAGCATGGTATGATGAGCCATATGTGGTTCTGCCATCTTCAGGTAAAGAAGATTGCAAACAAGCCTGTTTGGAGGACTTGAACTGTCTGGCTGCAGTTTTTAACGGTTCAAGATGCAGAAAGCAGAGGCTTCCTTTGAGGtatggaagaagagaggagGATACTTCACACGTAATTTTCCTCAAGGAGGTTGTCATGTCTTCTGCAGCTCCAGCTCCAGATGCGGTTGTTCCAAAAGGAAGCAGGAAAAATGGTAGAATTGTATTCTTGATTGTTGGCGTGTCATTTACTGCTTTGGGGTCCATTTTGTTGGTAATTTCTGTAATTGTATTATGGAAACACAATGTCTGGGCATATAAAAGAATGAATGAGCTCAATGGTGATGCTGAGCGGAATGAGGATGTGGTTCCGCGACCATATGCTTATGAAGAGCTAGAAAAGATGACTACTAATTTCAATGAAGAGGTTGGTAGAGGAGCGTCAGGAACAGTTTACAAAGGGGTGATCGAAAATAGCCAAAAGCTAGTTGCTGTCAAGAGACTTGAGAAAGTTGCAGCTGAAGGCGACAAAGAATTTCAGACTGAAATGAGAATTATTGGCAGAACCCATCATCGGAATTTAGTCCGTTTACTTGGGTACTGTCTTGATGGACCAAAGAAGCTTTTGGTGTATGAGTACATGAGCAATGGTTCACTTGCAGATATACTCTTCACACCTGAGAGGAAACCTTATTGGGAAGAAAGAATGGGAATTGCAAGGAACATAGCACGAGGGTTTCTTTATCTCCATGAAGAGTGTGATACACAGATCATTCACTGCGACATAAAACCTCAAAACATACTGATGGATGAGTACATGTGCCCAAAAATCTCTGACTTCGGACTGGCCAAGCTGCTTCAGCCAGAGCAGACCAGAACCACTACCGGCATTAGAGGGACTAAAGGGTATGTTGCGCCTGAGTGGCATAGGAAAATGCCTATAACAGTTAAAGCAGATGTTTACAGCTTTGGAATTGTGCTGTTGGAGATTTTATGCTGTCGAAGGAATGTAGACTGGAGTCTTCCTCATGATGAAGCTATCTTGGATGAATTGGTCTACCATTATTTTGAGAGTGGTGAGCTCAGGAAATTGGTTGGGGATGAAAACATAGACAGAAAGCAATTGGAAAAGGTGGTTAAAGTGGGACTTCTGTGCATCCAGGATGAGCCGTCGCTCCGTCCTTCTATGAAGAAGGTTCTGCTTATGTTGGAAGGGATTGTAGAAATCCCAGTTCCTCCTAGTCCAAATTCATTTCTCAATACCATCTAG